AAGAAACAAGACGGCATTGAATGCTATCGTATTCCTGGACTGGCGACCACCAACAAAGGAACACTCATCGCGGTGTACGACAATCGTTACAATAATTGCAAGGATTTGCAGGAAGATGTAAATGTAGGAATGAGTCGAAGCACCGATGGCGGACAAACTTGGGAACCGATGAAGGAAATTATGGACTTGGGTGAATGGGGTGGACTTGATAATCGCCTTAACGGAATTGGCGACCCTGCCGTACTAGTCGATAAAACCACAGGAACAATTTGGGTAGCAGCGCTTTGGCTCCACGGACACGATAAAGACAAAATGGCGTGGTGGGCTTCCAAACCGGGTATGACTCCCCACGAAACAGGTCAGTTGATGCTCGTTAAAAGTGAAGATGACGGCATCACGTGGAGCGAACCTATCAACATCACGGCTCAAACCAAAGACCCAAAATGGTATCTTTTCTTCAACGGACCTGGTAGCGGTATCACCCTAAACGATGGAAAAATAATGTTTGCCGCACAATACAAAGACGAAAATCAAGTACCACATTCCACCTTAATATATAGCGACGACCACGGAAAAACGTGGCATTGTGGAACGGGAGCTAAATCGCATACTACAGAGGCACAAGTGGTTCAACTTTCCGACGGAAGTATAATGCTTAATATGCGTGATGACCGAAATCGGCAGAATTACACGCTTTCCGATGCCTTTCACGGACGTTCAGTGGCTGTTACTCGCGATTTTGGAAAAACGTGGACAGAACACAGCACATCACGTAAAGCACTAACCGAGCCTAATTGTATGGCAAGTATCATTTCATTGGATAAAAATGGGAAAAAATATTTATTTTTCTCTAATCCAGCAGATGCCAAAAAGCGTGTAAATATGACTATCAAGGTAAGTGATGATGACGGTAATACGTGGGACAAACTCCCAGCCCTAAAACTTTATGAAAACGAAGGGTTTGGATATTCGTGTATGTCGATTATTGACGATAAATACATCGGAATACTTTACGAAGGCGCAGGAGACTTGATTTTCCAAAAAATACCAGTTGAGGAATTTATCAAGAACTAAATCAATCTTAAAGAATTCAAAAAAAATGCTTTTTGTTCAATGGAACAAGAAGCATTTTTTATGTCTTTTGTTCTTTTTCTTGTTTTGCTATTCCAAAGTTTTCATTTAACTTTGCCCCTTGCAAAAAAAAATAATCTTACTAACCAAAATGCATCACCTTAAAAGAGTACTTTTCTGTGTTTTTTTTCTGTCTTCCGTTTTTGGAGTAGGATTTTCTTATGCACAATGCGGAGGGGGTACACAAGTGGGTAATGTGGTTACCCCTATATGGGGAACACAAAATGGAGATGGTGTACCTATTCCTGATTTACCATCAGGACGATATGCTTTGATTAATGTCATAAAAGGGATTCAATACGAAATAAATGCCAATTATATAAAAGTTTGCGATGGTGTTCGAGAAGTTTCTTTATCTACTAATTATGGCATAACCCTTTCTCCTCAAAGAAGTTTTATAGCTCCTATTTCGGGGCAGTTGCGTATATACTACACTTGGTATGGAACAGGTAGAGATTTACGTATAAAGGTAATCGGGGGAGAGAATAACATTGATGTTCGAGACGCTCTACCCAATGAAAACAACAAATGGAGAGGACATTTTTATAAAGGCGCAAACGAAAGCGATACTCCTCCTTTACCTTCTAAATATTTAGGATACTTTGATTTACCAGAGTCTTTTAATACTGTAACAAATTCTACCTTATTTCAAATTTATTCGCAAGGGAGCACAGTTCCCAGATTACTTGCTAATTCCGATTATTTTCGGATACGTTTTTTAATGCGTTCAACTCGTAAGGGTTTGTATTACGTGAATTTAGGAGCAGATGACGGTACAAGATTAGAAATAGACACCTTAGTTTATGATAATTGGGACAATAAATCAGACCCCAAATGGGAGCCTGTAAATAATCAAATCATTAAACTTTCGGGCAATAGTTTACTCTCTTATGAGTTTTACAATGGGAATGGGAAACTTCAGTATCTGTTTGAAATCAGTGACGCCAATAAAATCATCGAAAACACCATTGTTGGAGAGCAAACGATTTGTCAAGGTAGTCAAGCTTCTCCTATAACGGGAGATGACTTCAAGCGAAGAGCTCAACACAATTTCAATCCAACTTTTCAGTTTCAATGGCACTACGCAACGAATCCCAACGGAAGGCGTACTGCTATTGCTGGGGCAACACAAAAAGATTTTACCCCTGATACGAAAACCACCCCTTTTAATCAAGCAGGGACATACTATCTTTTCAGAGAGGCATCAGTTCGCTTTAAAAACATTGGAGTGGCTGAAAAAACGGAGATTATTTTTTCCAATGCAGTAAAGGTAACCGTTTTGCCACAACCCATTGTTAGTATAGCCCCTCCCGAAAAACTTTTTTGCCAAGGTGAGAATGCTCAAATTCGTATCAAGATAAACAACGGAGGAGCACCTCCTTTTACATTCTCTTATGAAGTAAATAATGTACCTTTACCACCAATTCAAAGTAGCGATAATATTTTTTACATTCCTGTCAATACCTCCAAAGCAGGGCGGTTTAACTATAAATACGTGTCTGTTACTGATGGTAATGGCTGTAGAGTGACTTTAGGGGACTCTGATGATATTACAATAAATCCTTTGCCTACAGCTACATTCTTGGAGCAGAATACCACGTTATGTTTAAACACTTCAAAAGCACAAGTTCCGTGGGTTACTTTTACAGGAAAACCTCCCTTTACGGTGAAGGTGAAAGCTACAAAGCCAGGGGGAGCTTTTGAAGAAAAGGAATACTCATTAGAAAATAACCAAAATAGGTTGGTTATAGAACACATTCCTAATGATAAGGGCGAGTTCACTTATGAGATTTTATGGGTTAAAGACGCAAACTGTACTACGTATTTTACCAATAAGAAAAAGGTAGTAAATGTGGTGGCTCCTTCTATAACAGCACCTGAGAATGTTGTGTGGTGTTTGCCCGAAATTGTATCGGCGGTTTATGATAATAACGGAAATACTACCATAACGCAAAATAGTTATGTTTTGCCTTTGGGAGATACAACGCTTGATGTAGGGGTAAATTCAGTTTGTTGCCCAAATCCTACTTTGAAATGGACAATCAATAACGATTTGAGTAAAACACGAACGGGGCAACCCTCAACTATAGGGAATATTTCTTTTGAAAATGCGACTTCCTCCGATAAAGTTTATACGATAACTTATTGGTTGGAATGCAACGGACAAAAATACAGCCATATAACCCGACAAGTGCGGATTACCCCCCGACCACAAATTCATTTTAGTAACTAATAATTAAAATAAATATTAAATATCATTTTTTAAATTTTTTATTATGAGAAAGTTCATTTTAAGTATGGCTTTAGCCATCGTATCGGTAGGTGCGTATGCACAAGCTCCAGTAGACAATTGTACACCAGCTCCTAATAAGCCCGAAATAGGAACTAAGTACACTTATCAAGTTGCGATTTCAGGAGGTACAACTCCCAATAACTATGATGGGAATGGAGTATATCAGTGGTATGTCACACAAAATGGCGCAGATTTATTAAAAGATGATACAGCTAATGCTTTGGATGTTAATAATGATTTCTTTGCATATAAAGGAGGGTCTCCTTATAACTCTACTGCTAATACTGGTACAACGAATAGTATAGACTTAGAATGGAAGCCTAATGCTTTGATGGAAACTAGACCTTTTTATTTAGTACTTAAGTATAGTGAAGATAATACTGTTTGTTTAGGGAAAAATGTAAAAGTTATGAAAATTAATCCTTTGAATAACTTTAAATTAACTATTACTCCCGTTAAAAATTCTGATGGAGACCCTTTTGCTAATCCAGATGATGCTAAAGTTTGTTCTTCTGAAGTAACATCAGCTTCTATTGTTGGTGATAAAGTTAAGTATGTGTACGGAGAAACCAAGCTATACTATAAAGTTAAAATGACAGGGTTTACAGGAAGTTGGAAACCTACCATCTATTTACCAGAATTGAAAGGGACAACAAGTATTGCATCTCCTGCAGATGGAAACTATGTGCCTCGTAAATATACATCTGTTAAGTGGAATGTAGGAACAACAGGAGCATTTGAAACTTTTGCAAATGTAGCTAATAATGGAACTGCTCAGGATATTATTTCTGAAAATGCGACGAATAAACAAGAATTTATTTTGGAAGTAACCATTGACAACGGGACTTATGAAGGCTTAACCGATGAAGCTATCGCTGTTGCAACTAAAGGGCAAATGGTTCTTGCTAATAATAGTTTAGGAAAAAGAGACGTTGACGACAATTGTAATGAAATAGCAGACGATAACAATAAAAAAGCAAATCAAAAAATATTGGCTCGTCCTACCGTTACGGCAACTTCAGGAAATTTCATTATCCAAATTCAATAAAAATTTAAAAAACTTTCTCTGTACGAGGTATAATTTTCCGAGTGTTTAAAGCGTTCGGAAAATTATATCCTTTGTATATGTAATATGTATCGGCATAACAAACATATCGTTTCATTGTTGTTGTGGCTTTGCTTGTGGCTAAGTGGGCTTTGGGGGAATCTTTCGGCTCAAAACAAAGTCTGGGTAGGGCAGACCACCACACTATCGGTAAGTGATGTACCTAATAGTACATACACTTGGGAACTTTATGTGCCTACCCCTAATATAGATTTTGCCAAAATATCGGGCAATTGTCCGCCCTCGAAAGCGGTTTTTACAGGGGGAAATACCAGTGCG
This genomic window from Capnocytophaga canimorsus contains:
- a CDS encoding sialidase family protein — protein: MNRIFYLLFAFVLLSACGSQKNVIGGGEFTQPEMPLVTGKENLLASFKLATKNLNAITEVKVLLKSELKSLDLSEIAIYLSDKENFKEAQQFASTKNVQSTTLLKGNYLPKTENTYVWVTTRTTEKPNLLNKIKVFQIEFLSNGARYVYVNPKSPAQRFGITLRDKKQDGIECYRIPGLATTNKGTLIAVYDNRYNNCKDLQEDVNVGMSRSTDGGQTWEPMKEIMDLGEWGGLDNRLNGIGDPAVLVDKTTGTIWVAALWLHGHDKDKMAWWASKPGMTPHETGQLMLVKSEDDGITWSEPINITAQTKDPKWYLFFNGPGSGITLNDGKIMFAAQYKDENQVPHSTLIYSDDHGKTWHCGTGAKSHTTEAQVVQLSDGSIMLNMRDDRNRQNYTLSDAFHGRSVAVTRDFGKTWTEHSTSRKALTEPNCMASIISLDKNGKKYLFFSNPADAKKRVNMTIKVSDDDGNTWDKLPALKLYENEGFGYSCMSIIDDKYIGILYEGAGDLIFQKIPVEEFIKN